A window of the Cystobacter fuscus genome harbors these coding sequences:
- a CDS encoding WD40/YVTN/BNR-like repeat-containing protein, translating into MKASAVGVGPEGLGWVGGVEEPAEGGLLERMKARRARLLRVAAGNPTTVWEGAGWVQALDCSGPVGAAIVGTLRASGTGSDYHLLVSVDGGREWQARGPVSAPSLTQVLAVSERELWVLGAGFLGHTVDGGATWTEVRLAGEREPRTERLRRVDGGVALLGQGLSLSLDGGQTWSPREVGAARVVDVDGAFVVAVVDGQTRVGERQDTGVRWGEPLPAGREPVRLVATEGVLRVLTRGVDPARGVEPALHVSEDGGNTWSHHPLPLGPRVDISGRQWGLGVDAGGVLLGRLA; encoded by the coding sequence ATGAAGGCCAGCGCGGTCGGAGTGGGCCCCGAGGGCCTGGGGTGGGTCGGTGGGGTGGAGGAGCCCGCGGAGGGGGGCCTGTTGGAGCGGATGAAGGCCCGGCGCGCCCGGCTGCTGCGCGTGGCGGCGGGCAACCCGACGACTGTCTGGGAGGGGGCGGGCTGGGTGCAGGCCCTGGATTGCTCCGGCCCGGTGGGCGCCGCCATCGTCGGCACGCTGCGCGCCTCGGGCACGGGCTCGGACTACCACCTGCTGGTGTCGGTGGATGGGGGCCGCGAGTGGCAGGCGCGAGGGCCCGTGAGCGCGCCCTCCCTCACGCAGGTGCTGGCCGTCAGCGAGCGGGAGCTGTGGGTGCTGGGTGCCGGGTTCCTCGGACACACCGTGGATGGGGGGGCCACGTGGACGGAGGTCCGCCTGGCCGGAGAGCGGGAGCCGCGCACCGAGCGGTTGCGGCGCGTGGACGGGGGCGTGGCGCTCCTGGGGCAGGGCCTGTCGCTCTCGCTGGACGGAGGCCAGACGTGGAGTCCCCGCGAGGTGGGGGCCGCTCGAGTGGTGGACGTGGACGGGGCCTTCGTCGTCGCGGTCGTGGACGGCCAGACGCGGGTGGGCGAGCGTCAGGACACCGGGGTGCGCTGGGGCGAGCCGTTGCCCGCGGGCCGCGAGCCGGTGCGGCTGGTGGCCACCGAGGGCGTGCTGCGGGTCCTCACCCGCGGCGTGGACCCGGCCCGGGGCGTCGAGCCCGCGCTTCACGTGAGCGAGGATGGGGGAAACACCTGGTCCCATCACCCGCTGCCGCTCGGGCCCCGGGTGGACATCTCCGGCCGGCAGTGGGGTCTGGGCGTGGACGCGGGCGGCGTCCTCCTGGGCCGCCTCGCGTGA
- a CDS encoding GNAT family N-acetyltransferase, translating into MPPDTFLAPLTTPRLLLTLLPPDAAARVLAYHLANREHLGPVSPARPDNFFTVTWWRSRLAQDAEDWRRGQALRLFLLPREAPPNTSPVLGSVSLNDIRRGPLQCAELGFGLDAHHQGKGLMSEAVSAVCDHAFGPLGLHRLMANHLPDNHRSAAVLRRVGFQIEGLARQSVLIEGRWRDHVLTARVAPEPPED; encoded by the coding sequence ATGCCTCCGGACACCTTCCTGGCCCCGCTCACCACGCCGCGGCTGCTGCTGACCCTGCTGCCGCCGGATGCCGCCGCGCGCGTGCTCGCCTATCACCTCGCCAACCGCGAGCACCTGGGGCCCGTGTCGCCCGCGCGCCCGGACAACTTCTTCACCGTCACCTGGTGGCGCTCGCGCCTGGCCCAGGACGCCGAGGACTGGCGGCGCGGCCAGGCCCTGCGCCTCTTCCTGCTGCCGCGCGAGGCCCCGCCCAACACGAGCCCGGTGCTGGGCAGCGTGTCGCTCAACGACATCCGCCGCGGGCCCCTGCAATGCGCCGAGCTGGGCTTCGGGCTCGACGCGCACCACCAGGGCAAGGGGTTGATGAGCGAGGCGGTGAGCGCCGTGTGCGACCATGCCTTCGGGCCCCTGGGTCTGCACCGCCTGATGGCCAACCACCTGCCGGACAACCACCGCAGCGCCGCGGTGCTGCGCCGCGTGGGCTTCCAGATCGAGGGGCTCGCGCGCCAGTCCGTCCTCATCGAGGGCCGCTGGAGGGATCACGTCCTCACGGCGCGCGTGGCGCCCGAGCCGCCCGAGGACTGA
- the bioA gene encoding adenosylmethionine--8-amino-7-oxononanoate transaminase: protein MQRSEVVALDKRHVWHPYTPMDEYIARTDPLVVVGAEGPYLFDADGSRYLDANGSWWVSTLGHRHPRLVRALTEQAGAFPHTSLAGVTHAPAARLAGELVALAPGAGQAGVPEGERLSRVFYSDNGSTAVEVAIKMAAQYWAQNGRPARTRFITLSGAFHGETIGATSVGGVEVFRDVFGPLLFDVVHVPSPAEPEGWERAFARVEATLRAHPDEIAAVILEPLIQGAAGMHVYAPAFLRAVREATRAVDTFLIADEVFTGLGRTGARFACDLAGVVPDLLCLAKALSGGLMPFAATLATERVFSGFGGGSERALYYGHSYCGNPLGAAVAREVLAVYRDEDVLGQVARKAPRVKAAFERMAADIPGVTRPRALGMVGAVDLGGGGYLARAGWRVYEAARRRGLYLRPLGDTVYVAPALNIPDAVLDELLAGVEESLREVARAGG, encoded by the coding sequence ATGCAGCGCTCGGAAGTCGTCGCCCTGGACAAGCGGCATGTGTGGCACCCCTACACCCCGATGGACGAGTACATCGCCCGGACGGATCCCCTGGTCGTCGTGGGGGCCGAGGGGCCCTACCTGTTCGACGCGGACGGCTCGCGCTACCTGGACGCCAACGGCTCGTGGTGGGTATCCACCCTGGGGCATCGCCACCCACGGCTGGTGCGCGCCCTCACCGAGCAGGCCGGGGCCTTTCCCCACACCTCGCTCGCGGGGGTGACGCACGCGCCCGCCGCGCGGCTGGCCGGGGAGCTCGTCGCCCTGGCGCCGGGCGCGGGACAGGCCGGGGTGCCCGAGGGGGAGCGGCTCTCGCGCGTCTTCTACTCGGACAACGGGAGCACGGCGGTGGAGGTGGCCATCAAGATGGCGGCCCAGTACTGGGCGCAGAACGGGCGGCCCGCGCGCACGCGCTTCATCACGCTCTCGGGCGCCTTCCATGGCGAGACGATCGGCGCCACGAGCGTGGGCGGAGTCGAGGTGTTCCGCGACGTCTTCGGGCCGCTGCTCTTCGACGTGGTGCACGTGCCGTCCCCGGCCGAGCCCGAGGGCTGGGAGCGCGCCTTCGCCCGGGTGGAGGCCACGCTGCGCGCGCACCCGGACGAGATCGCCGCCGTCATCCTCGAGCCGCTCATCCAGGGCGCGGCGGGCATGCACGTGTACGCGCCCGCCTTCCTCCGGGCGGTGCGCGAGGCCACGCGCGCGGTGGACACCTTCCTCATCGCCGACGAGGTCTTCACGGGCCTGGGGCGCACGGGGGCGCGCTTCGCGTGCGACCTGGCGGGCGTGGTGCCCGACCTGCTGTGTCTGGCCAAGGCGCTGTCGGGGGGCCTCATGCCCTTCGCGGCGACGCTGGCCACCGAGCGGGTGTTCTCCGGCTTCGGGGGCGGGAGCGAGCGGGCGCTGTATTACGGGCACTCGTACTGCGGCAACCCGCTGGGCGCGGCGGTGGCGCGCGAGGTGCTCGCGGTGTACCGGGACGAGGACGTGCTCGGGCAGGTGGCGCGCAAGGCGCCCCGGGTGAAGGCCGCCTTCGAGCGCATGGCCGCGGACATCCCCGGCGTGACGCGGCCCCGGGCGCTGGGCATGGTGGGCGCGGTGGACCTGGGCGGCGGGGGCTACCTGGCCCGGGCGGGCTGGCGGGTGTACGAGGCGGCGCGGCGGCGCGGCCTGTACCTGCGCCCCCTGGGCGACACGGTGTACGTGGCCCCCGCGCTCAACATCCCGGACGCCGTGCTGGACGAGCTGCTCGCGGGCGTGGAGGAGAGCCTGCGCGAGGTGGCACGGGCCGGCGGCTGA
- a CDS encoding GlsB/YeaQ/YmgE family stress response membrane protein — protein sequence MGSGLCSWIILGFFAGLIARAIMPGRQAMGIIATTLLGIGGSFMGGFLASVIRGGSWRFFQASSFIGAIIGAVVLLFIGSMMSSRR from the coding sequence ATGGGCTCGGGCCTGTGTTCGTGGATCATCTTGGGTTTCTTCGCGGGGCTCATCGCCCGCGCCATCATGCCGGGCCGTCAGGCCATGGGCATCATCGCCACCACCCTGCTGGGCATCGGCGGCTCGTTCATGGGTGGCTTCCTCGCCTCGGTGATCCGCGGCGGGAGCTGGCGCTTCTTCCAGGCCAGCAGCTTCATCGGCGCCATCATCGGCGCCGTCGTGCTGCTCTTCATCGGCTCGATGATGTCCAGCAGACGTTAG
- a CDS encoding Crp/Fnr family transcriptional regulator, with amino-acid sequence MPPYSQLLAQIPMFEQLSEEDLGHLSGLMQQRRYVKGEVIFHKGDVGTALFIVRRGEVAIRLSSSEGREVILAMLHRGDSFGELALLDGEPRSTDAVAREETHLLSLHQEDFRRFLAERPLVAMGLLAVLSRMVRRVTQLVHDAAFLEGRARLVRVLLELARTQGQPGPGGVVLPKRTQVELANQCGVTRESVNKWLRNYVQDGLLALDGGQITLLDVERLRRDVE; translated from the coding sequence ATGCCGCCCTATTCGCAACTGCTGGCGCAAATCCCCATGTTCGAGCAGCTCTCGGAAGAGGACCTGGGGCATCTCTCGGGACTGATGCAGCAGCGGCGCTACGTCAAGGGCGAGGTCATCTTCCACAAGGGGGACGTGGGGACGGCCTTGTTCATCGTCCGCCGGGGCGAGGTGGCCATCCGGTTGAGTTCCTCGGAGGGCCGCGAGGTCATCCTGGCGATGCTGCACCGGGGCGACTCCTTCGGGGAACTGGCGCTGCTGGATGGAGAGCCGCGCTCGACGGACGCGGTGGCGCGCGAGGAGACCCACCTGTTGAGCCTGCACCAGGAGGACTTCCGGCGCTTCCTCGCGGAGCGGCCCCTGGTGGCCATGGGCCTGCTGGCGGTGCTCAGCCGCATGGTGCGGCGCGTCACCCAGTTGGTGCATGACGCCGCCTTCCTGGAGGGGCGCGCGCGGCTGGTGCGGGTGTTGCTGGAGCTGGCGCGCACCCAGGGGCAGCCGGGCCCCGGGGGCGTCGTGCTGCCCAAGCGCACCCAGGTGGAGCTGGCCAACCAGTGTGGGGTGACGCGCGAGAGCGTCAACAAGTGGCTGCGCAACTACGTGCAGGACGGCCTGCTCGCCCTCGACGGTGGGCAGATCACCCTGTTGGATGTCGAGCGCCTGCGTCGGGACGTGGAGTAG
- a CDS encoding 5'-3' exonuclease — MRLHLVDGTYELFRAHFSPRPGVQAPDGRDVKATVGLAASLLALLHDAHEAVSHVAVAFDNPIHSFRNELFAGYKSDEGVPPELHAQFDAAEEAARALGLTVWSMKELEADDALGTAAARWAGQVEQVRLLTPDKDLGQCVRGQRVVQVDRKQHKEMDEAAVRARLGVAPASVPDLLALVGDAADGIPGLPGFGEKGASLLLGEYGHLERIPEDAATWTVRPRGAEKLAATLRAHRQEALLYRRLATVVTDAPLRESLEDLAWAGVPRERYLAWCDAMGLTTLRSRPQRWAP, encoded by the coding sequence ATGCGCCTGCACCTCGTCGATGGGACCTACGAACTGTTCCGTGCCCACTTTTCTCCTCGTCCTGGAGTCCAAGCTCCGGACGGCCGGGACGTGAAGGCCACGGTGGGGCTCGCCGCCTCGCTGCTCGCGCTCCTGCACGACGCGCACGAGGCGGTGAGCCACGTGGCGGTGGCCTTCGACAACCCCATCCACTCGTTCCGCAACGAGCTGTTCGCCGGGTACAAGTCCGACGAGGGCGTCCCCCCGGAGCTGCACGCGCAATTCGACGCGGCCGAGGAGGCGGCGCGCGCGCTCGGGCTCACCGTGTGGTCCATGAAGGAGCTGGAAGCGGATGACGCGCTGGGCACCGCCGCCGCGCGCTGGGCCGGACAGGTGGAGCAGGTGCGTCTGCTCACCCCGGACAAGGACCTCGGGCAGTGCGTGCGTGGCCAGCGCGTGGTGCAGGTGGACCGCAAGCAGCACAAGGAGATGGACGAGGCGGCGGTGCGGGCGCGGCTGGGCGTGGCGCCGGCGAGCGTGCCGGACCTGCTGGCGCTCGTGGGCGACGCCGCGGATGGCATCCCCGGCCTGCCCGGCTTCGGCGAGAAGGGCGCGAGCCTGCTGCTCGGAGAGTACGGCCACCTGGAGCGCATCCCCGAGGACGCGGCCACGTGGACGGTGCGGCCCCGGGGCGCGGAGAAGCTCGCGGCCACCCTGCGCGCCCATCGCCAGGAGGCGCTGCTCTACCGCCGGCTCGCCACCGTGGTGACGGACGCTCCCCTGCGCGAGTCCCTCGAGGACCTGGCCTGGGCGGGCGTCCCTCGCGAGCGCTACCTCGCGTGGTGTGACGCGATGGGCCTCACCACGCTGCGCTCGCGCCCCCAGCGCTGGGCGCCGTGA
- a CDS encoding serine/threonine protein kinase, which translates to MSNPSGHPTLPARFGRYVLLSHLGRGGMADIYRGVALGAGGFAKPVVVKRVLPEAILQESAVKMFIEEARLSALLQHMNIAQIFDFGEQRGEYFIAMEFIHGRDLHDMMRRVAARGQGIPVHIACYIAMEVLKGLDYAHRARSAAGEPLQLVHRDVNPTNIIISFEGEVKLLDFGVALVGNSGSTNNVRGKPGYIPPEQLARKKADGRGDIFALGITLYEMLSRRHAFKQGTVMDVLKQTVALRARPLRLQDAAPFLPEALCNVVNRSVLANPDERYQTAADVLDALDEFLLSAGLRVSQRDLAALMATCYEPEVRAPPVQPPIPPGLLAQEAPRRPPAPRTPCASRAAASTS; encoded by the coding sequence ATGAGCAACCCGTCTGGCCACCCCACCCTGCCGGCGCGCTTCGGCCGCTATGTCCTGCTCAGCCACCTGGGGCGCGGGGGCATGGCGGACATCTACCGCGGCGTGGCGCTCGGGGCCGGGGGCTTCGCCAAGCCCGTGGTCGTCAAGCGCGTGCTCCCCGAGGCCATCCTCCAGGAGTCCGCGGTGAAGATGTTCATCGAGGAGGCGCGGCTGTCCGCGCTCCTGCAGCACATGAACATCGCGCAGATCTTCGACTTCGGAGAGCAGCGCGGCGAGTACTTCATCGCCATGGAGTTCATCCATGGCCGCGACCTGCACGACATGATGCGGCGCGTGGCGGCGCGCGGCCAGGGCATCCCCGTGCACATCGCCTGCTACATCGCCATGGAGGTGCTCAAGGGCCTGGACTACGCGCACCGCGCGCGCTCGGCCGCGGGCGAGCCCCTGCAGCTGGTGCACCGCGACGTCAACCCCACCAACATCATCATCTCCTTCGAGGGAGAGGTGAAGCTGCTCGACTTCGGCGTCGCCCTGGTGGGCAACTCGGGCAGCACCAACAACGTGCGCGGCAAGCCGGGCTACATCCCGCCCGAGCAGCTCGCGCGCAAGAAGGCCGACGGGCGCGGTGACATCTTCGCGCTCGGCATCACCCTCTACGAGATGCTCTCGCGGCGCCATGCCTTCAAGCAGGGCACGGTGATGGACGTGCTCAAGCAGACGGTGGCGCTGCGCGCCCGGCCCCTGCGCCTGCAGGACGCGGCCCCCTTCCTGCCCGAGGCGCTGTGCAACGTGGTCAACCGCAGCGTGCTGGCCAACCCGGACGAGCGCTACCAGACGGCCGCCGACGTGCTCGACGCGCTGGATGAGTTCCTCCTGTCCGCGGGCCTGCGCGTGTCCCAGCGCGACCTCGCCGCGCTCATGGCCACCTGCTACGAGCCCGAGGTGCGCGCCCCTCCCGTGCAGCCGCCCATCCCCCCGGGCCTGCTCGCCCAGGAGGCCCCCCGGCGGCCGCCGGCCCCACGTACACCGTGCGCGAGCCGGGCGGCGGCCTCTACCTCATGA
- a CDS encoding outer membrane beta-barrel protein: protein MKKATVGVVAGVAVLTLGAGTALAREDNRESSADMRGVSVLVGGGVEGYTSSLGSNIRPGAAYGATLMLRPSKVLGLELGYSGASNNFNRGTVSTTGTTRGPDVMRNGAQAVATLGLTAAPLQPYVLAGVGLSRYNVRAEAQGFQDDTVGNVPLGGGLRLHIGDFTADARVNYNVLIDQQFATGVPTTTPGTPVDEAFSNGGTYTGTLNLGATF from the coding sequence ATGAAGAAGGCAACAGTGGGAGTGGTGGCGGGTGTGGCGGTGCTGACCCTGGGCGCGGGCACGGCCCTGGCTCGTGAGGACAACCGGGAGTCCAGCGCCGACATGCGCGGCGTGTCCGTGCTCGTCGGCGGCGGCGTGGAGGGCTACACCAGCTCGCTCGGCTCGAACATCCGCCCGGGCGCCGCCTACGGGGCCACGCTCATGCTCCGTCCGTCCAAGGTGCTGGGCCTGGAGCTTGGCTACTCGGGCGCGTCCAACAACTTCAACCGCGGCACGGTGTCCACGACCGGCACGACGCGGGGCCCGGACGTGATGCGCAACGGCGCCCAGGCGGTGGCCACCCTCGGCCTCACCGCCGCGCCCCTGCAGCCCTACGTGCTCGCGGGCGTCGGCCTCAGCCGCTACAACGTCCGCGCCGAGGCGCAGGGCTTCCAGGACGACACCGTGGGCAACGTGCCACTCGGCGGCGGACTGCGCCTGCACATCGGCGACTTCACCGCGGATGCGCGCGTGAACTACAACGTCCTCATCGACCAGCAGTTCGCCACCGGCGTGCCCACCACCACCCCGGGTACCCCGGTGGACGAGGCCTTCAGCAACGGCGGCACCTACACGGGCACCCTCAACCTCGGCGCGACCTTCTGA
- a CDS encoding suppressor of fused domain protein has product MKAPETDEAFVQWYEDCWADRDEVEYPKLFGNISEEVYTLEQTGALEAWMDSDEPSAAKELDPNWLPMGVRVAPPTPEYPYWTYVTSGLSNPFTLAPGEEVQEGAPSGLGYEMVIHTPEEERWPVLRLVDMMAYNLVCARLFAVGHRYPVEGTLTGGESKLNGFVFVTDPSRPAHFQLESGRVQLLTLVGVTKNEMAFSRSNGIDRLMAKLVAAGTGYITHPGREQVPL; this is encoded by the coding sequence ATGAAAGCGCCTGAGACGGATGAAGCCTTCGTGCAGTGGTATGAGGACTGCTGGGCTGATCGGGACGAGGTGGAATACCCCAAGCTCTTCGGCAACATCAGCGAGGAGGTCTACACGCTGGAACAGACGGGTGCGCTGGAAGCGTGGATGGACAGTGACGAGCCCTCCGCGGCGAAGGAGCTCGATCCCAACTGGCTCCCCATGGGCGTGCGGGTCGCGCCGCCCACGCCCGAGTACCCCTACTGGACGTATGTGACGAGCGGCCTGTCCAACCCCTTCACCCTGGCCCCCGGAGAAGAGGTGCAGGAAGGGGCGCCGAGTGGACTGGGCTACGAGATGGTCATCCACACGCCCGAGGAGGAGCGCTGGCCGGTGCTGCGGCTGGTGGACATGATGGCCTACAACCTGGTGTGCGCGCGGCTGTTCGCCGTGGGGCACCGCTACCCGGTGGAGGGCACGCTCACGGGCGGCGAGTCCAAGCTCAACGGCTTCGTCTTCGTGACGGACCCCTCGCGCCCCGCGCACTTCCAGCTCGAATCGGGCCGCGTGCAGCTGCTCACGCTGGTGGGCGTGACGAAGAACGAGATGGCCTTCAGCCGCTCCAACGGCATCGATCGGCTGATGGCGAAGCTGGTGGCGGCGGGCACCGGCTACATCACCCACCCGGGGCGGGAGCAGGTGCCACTCTAA
- a CDS encoding alpha/beta hydrolase-fold protein produces MGAVTMVLVAWLTAGTPGQDASPPSTPGSFVAKTLTLRGVSYSYSVYLPPNYRPGQGWPVLLGLHGANSRGTEGTLPRSQRLAAAVRLHPERYPALLVLPQCPPGADWSGDVADFALRAVDRTLAEYGGDRRRVYLAGESIGAQGALRFAARFPDRFAAVLSVSERSADRSVAERLKGVPLWMWHGDADKEVPVSESRAFLELFKAVGNTSVHYTELPGLGHDIFDTVYLDEAVSTWLFAQRRSQ; encoded by the coding sequence ATGGGCGCGGTCACGATGGTGCTGGTGGCGTGGTTGACGGCGGGCACGCCGGGGCAGGACGCGTCTCCTCCGAGCACTCCGGGCTCGTTCGTGGCCAAGACGCTCACCCTGCGTGGGGTGTCGTATTCCTACTCCGTCTATCTGCCACCCAACTACCGCCCCGGACAGGGGTGGCCGGTGCTCCTGGGGTTGCATGGGGCGAACTCGCGCGGCACGGAGGGCACGCTGCCCCGTTCCCAGCGTCTGGCGGCGGCGGTGCGCCTGCACCCCGAGCGCTACCCGGCCCTGCTGGTGCTTCCCCAGTGTCCGCCCGGCGCGGACTGGAGCGGGGACGTGGCGGACTTCGCCCTGCGCGCCGTGGACAGGACGCTCGCCGAGTACGGAGGAGATCGTCGGCGGGTGTACCTGGCGGGGGAGTCCATCGGGGCTCAGGGGGCGCTGCGCTTCGCGGCGCGCTTCCCGGATCGCTTCGCCGCCGTGCTGTCGGTGTCCGAGCGCTCGGCGGATCGCTCCGTGGCGGAGCGGCTCAAGGGCGTGCCCCTGTGGATGTGGCACGGCGACGCGGACAAGGAGGTGCCCGTCTCCGAGAGCCGCGCCTTCCTGGAGCTGTTCAAGGCCGTGGGCAACACCTCCGTGCACTACACGGAGCTGCCCGGCCTGGGCCATGACATCTTCGACACCGTCTACCTCGACGAGGCGGTGAGCACCTGGCTCTTCGCCCAGCGCCGCTCCCAGTAA
- a CDS encoding GNAT family N-acetyltransferase translates to MERVAANLRLRILESITDVSATEWNALAGPEAPPFIRHEWLAAMEESGSATLETGWEPQHLTLWRDEKLVAASPAYRKHHSMGEYIYDFSWAGAAERLGVEYYPKLVVGAPLSPATSARFLIAPGEDVPALRLLLLRAAVESAKEGGCSSVHFLYPREDEAELMEEQGLARRITLQFHWKNPGYRTYDDYLSRFDSKRRSQIKRERAAAATQGITVRTVRGEEVGPEHARRAFGFYEATCTSRGPWGQVQLTEDFFVRIFRAMPDTVELVQAERAGNVIAGAFNLATPERLYGRYWGCHEEHPFLHFHVCLYHSVEDNIRAGRRVFEPGAGGEHKIARGFEPTAVHSAHLLFDQTLDKAVRDFLHREHAHLRPAVEQAEQLAGLKPWPLPGRASGE, encoded by the coding sequence ATGGAGCGCGTGGCCGCCAACCTCCGCCTCCGCATCCTCGAATCCATCACCGATGTCTCCGCCACCGAGTGGAACGCCCTCGCCGGACCCGAGGCGCCTCCGTTCATCCGCCATGAGTGGCTCGCCGCCATGGAGGAGAGCGGCAGCGCGACGCTCGAGACGGGGTGGGAGCCGCAGCACCTGACGCTCTGGCGCGACGAGAAGCTGGTGGCGGCCTCGCCCGCCTACCGCAAGCACCACAGCATGGGCGAGTACATCTACGACTTCTCGTGGGCGGGCGCCGCCGAGCGGCTCGGCGTGGAGTACTACCCCAAGCTCGTGGTGGGCGCGCCGCTGTCGCCGGCCACCAGCGCGCGCTTCCTCATCGCCCCGGGCGAGGACGTGCCCGCGCTGCGGCTCCTGCTGCTGCGCGCGGCGGTGGAGAGCGCGAAGGAGGGGGGCTGCTCCTCGGTGCACTTCCTCTACCCGCGCGAGGACGAGGCGGAGCTGATGGAAGAGCAGGGGCTCGCGCGCCGCATCACCCTGCAATTCCACTGGAAGAACCCGGGCTACCGCACCTACGACGACTACCTCTCGCGCTTCGACTCCAAGCGCCGCTCGCAGATCAAACGCGAGCGGGCGGCGGCCGCCACCCAGGGCATCACCGTGCGCACGGTGCGGGGGGAGGAGGTGGGCCCGGAGCATGCCCGGCGCGCCTTCGGCTTCTACGAGGCCACGTGCACGAGCCGGGGGCCCTGGGGGCAGGTGCAGCTCACCGAGGACTTCTTCGTGCGCATCTTCCGCGCGATGCCGGACACGGTGGAGCTCGTGCAGGCCGAGCGCGCGGGCAACGTCATCGCCGGGGCCTTCAACCTCGCCACGCCCGAGCGCCTCTATGGCCGCTATTGGGGGTGTCACGAGGAGCATCCCTTCCTGCACTTCCACGTGTGCCTGTACCACTCGGTGGAGGACAACATCCGCGCGGGGCGCCGCGTGTTCGAGCCCGGCGCGGGGGGCGAGCACAAGATCGCCCGGGGTTTCGAGCCCACGGCGGTGCACAGCGCGCACCTGCTGTTCGACCAGACACTGGACAAGGCGGTGCGCGACTTCCTCCACCGCGAGCACGCCCACCTGCGGCCCGCCGTCGAGCAGGCCGAGCAGCTCGCGGGGCTCAAGCCCTGGCCCCTGCCCGGCCGGGCCTCGGGGGAGTGA
- a CDS encoding DUF4388 domain-containing protein, producing MKLGEEDVQLLFASGKLSPDVQVSQSGGPFLSPSAFPRLSAAANAAHERLAARRATAPRPRYAGNLTLASPLRVMARLMLARVTGRLHFEDNRVHKELFLKAGQIIAVRSSLAADRFGPFLLSQGKLTTEQWQRAVEGTRPFSGRLLEALLASRVLSPAELAEWTREHRRSVALGLLTWARGRYAFFENETPINDGSEERLGGLALLNEGLRMHYPLERLVREQEPLRHKPLYRNLDAPVTANDLSLSASELRAASLLNKPGHTLSGALAELKRPEDEVALRRVALLFTEVGLLASA from the coding sequence ATGAAGCTGGGCGAGGAGGACGTGCAGCTGCTCTTCGCCTCCGGCAAGCTCTCGCCCGACGTGCAGGTGTCCCAGTCCGGCGGCCCCTTCCTGTCCCCCTCCGCCTTCCCGCGCCTGAGCGCTGCGGCGAACGCCGCCCACGAGCGCCTCGCCGCCCGGCGCGCCACCGCCCCCCGCCCCCGCTACGCCGGCAACCTCACCCTCGCCTCGCCCCTGCGCGTCATGGCGCGGCTGATGCTCGCGCGCGTCACCGGCCGGCTGCACTTCGAGGACAACCGCGTCCACAAGGAGCTGTTCCTCAAGGCGGGGCAGATCATCGCCGTGCGCTCGAGCCTCGCCGCGGACCGCTTCGGCCCCTTCCTCCTGAGCCAGGGCAAGCTGACCACCGAGCAGTGGCAGCGCGCGGTGGAGGGCACGCGCCCCTTCTCCGGCCGGCTGCTGGAGGCGCTGCTGGCCTCCCGCGTCCTGTCCCCCGCGGAGCTCGCCGAGTGGACACGCGAGCACCGCCGCTCCGTCGCGCTCGGCCTGCTCACCTGGGCACGCGGCCGCTACGCCTTCTTCGAGAACGAGACGCCCATCAACGACGGCTCCGAGGAGCGGCTGGGGGGCCTGGCGCTGCTCAACGAGGGCCTGCGCATGCACTACCCCCTGGAGCGCCTGGTGCGCGAGCAGGAGCCGCTGCGCCACAAGCCGCTCTACCGCAACCTGGACGCCCCCGTGACGGCCAACGACCTGAGCCTGTCGGCCTCCGAGCTGCGCGCCGCCTCACTGCTGAACAAGCCGGGGCATACCCTGTCCGGCGCGCTTGCGGAACTCAAGCGTCCGGAGGATGAAGTGGCCCTGCGCCGGGTGGCGTTGCTCTTCACCGAGGTCGGGCTGCTGGCATCGGCCTGA